In a genomic window of Parambassis ranga unplaced genomic scaffold, fParRan2.1 scaffold_215_arrow_ctg1, whole genome shotgun sequence:
- the LOC114429697 gene encoding uncharacterized protein LOC114429697 — MAMRYAPAQHNIQHNRLMYTLVKLLWLRSHGSLASPVKNEILKAYERIQHRVLLEDAVLSKAGIPLAKINIKTVRDFIRRQERLLNLHSTQQPQTITKTTSISSVQLPPAPHQPAVLPPPDYPLKENEYTPSLAGTKVLKGRADIFTPVSHPEPPLQLVPAPRKKVPVTSTITRPSSVSASDNAGPPVQLSKPASQKDPPPAPKTASAEGAGQELGKGDSVQVEAEGRPLRHGSKSITDTKSPCL; from the coding sequence ATGGCCATGCGCTATGCCCCAGCACAGCATAACATTCAACACAACAGGCTAATGTATACACTGGTGAAGCTGTTGTGGTTGAGGTCACATGGTTCTCTCGCAAGCCCAGTAAAGAATGAAATCTTAAAGGCTTACGAGAGGATCCAGCACCGGGTTTTGTTGGAGGATGCAGTGTTGAGCAAAGCTGGTATTCCCCTAGCCAAGATTAACATCAAGACTGTACGGGATTTTATCAGACGCCAGGAGAGGCTGCTCAACCTGCATTCTACCCAACAGCCCCAGACCATCACAAAGACTACGTCCATCTCCTCTGTACAGCTCCCTCCTGCACCACACCAGCCAGCGGTCCTCCCACCACCAGACTACCCTCTAAAGGAGAACGAATATACACCTAGTCTGGCAGGGACAAAGGTGTTGAAAGGACGAGCAGACATTTTTACACCTGTCAGCCACCCTGAACCACCACTGCAACTGGTGCCAGCCCCCCGCAAAAAAGTGCCTGTGACATCCACCATCACCAGACCTTCCTCTGTTTCTGCCTCTGACAATGCTGGGCCCCCAGTGCAGCTCTCAAAGCCAGCCAGCCAAAAGgatcctccacctgctcccaAAACAGCTTCAGCTGAAGGAGCTGGGCAAGAGCTGGGCAAGGGCGACTCAGTACAAGTGGAAGCTGAAGGAAGACCCCTCAGACATGGGAGCAAAAGTATCACGGATACAAAGTCTCCCTGTCTGTAA